One genomic region from Esox lucius isolate fEsoLuc1 chromosome 24, fEsoLuc1.pri, whole genome shotgun sequence encodes:
- the rab39bb gene encoding RAB39B, member RAS oncogene family b: MEAIWLYQFRLIVIGDSTVGKSCLIRRFTEGRFAQVSDPTVGVDFFSRLVEIEPGKRIKLQIWDTAGQERFRSITRAYYRNSVGGLLLFDITNRRSFQNVHDWLEEARSHVQPHSIVFLLVGHKCDLEPQRQVSRQEAEKLASAYGMRYVETSARDAINVEHAFTELTRDIFQLVRSGDITIQEGWEGVKSGFVPNVVHSSEEVTKSDRRCLC, from the exons ATGGAGGCGATATGGCTTTATCAGTTCCGACTTATTGTCATTGGGGACTCGACGGTGGGGAAATCGTGCCTGATTCGTCGGTTCACGGAGGGAAGGTTCGCCCAGGTGAGCGACCCCACGGTCGGCGTTGATTTCTTCTCTCGCCTGGTGGAGATCGAGCCGGGGAAACGCATAAAACTACAGATCTGGGATACCGCGGGACAGGAGCGATTTAG GTCCATCACTAGAGCTTACTATAGGAACTCCGTCGGCGGCCTCCTCCTTTTTGACATCACAAACCGTCGCTCCTTCCAGAACGTTCATGACTGGCTAGAGGAGGCCCGCAGCCATGTCCAGCCGCACAGCATTGTGTTCCTATTGGTCGGACACAAGTGTGACCTGGAGCCTCAGCGGCAG GTAAGTCGACAGGAAGCAGAGAAACTTGCCAGTGCTTACGGGATGCGCTACGTGGAGACCTCGGCCCGCGACGCAATCAACGTGGAGCACGCCTTTACAGAGCTGACCAGAGACATCTTTCAGCTG GTGAGGAGCGGTGACATTACCATCCAGGAGGGCTGGGAGGGGGTGAAAAGCGGCTTTGTGCCCAACGTCGTCCACTCCTCTGAGGAGGTGACCAAGAGCGACAGGCGCTGCCTCTGCTGA
- the zgc:162171 gene encoding ras-related protein Rab-38, translating to MQQERLLKVLVIGDLGVGKTSIIKRYVHQIFSQHYRATIGVDFALKVLNWDHKTVVRLQLWDIAGQERYGNMTRVYYREAVGALVVFDMTRASTFQAVLKWKRDLDSKVALGNGRPVPTVLLANKCDQLRTGLCSKLPKLETFTKDHGFIGWYETSAKDNTNIDAAITCLVESIMALEAERPPDGDPRDPNVLVLPRFDYNLKDRRGVAGLPGCDSCNKKLSLPSRREMGDI from the exons ATGCAACAGGAACGcttgctgaaggtcctggtcaTCGGTGACTTAGGTGTCGGAAAGACGTCAATAATCAAACGTTATGTCCATCAGATATTTTCCCAACATTACCGAGCCACTATTGGAGTCGACTTTGCCCTCAAAGTACTTAATTGGGATCACAAGACGGTCGTGCGTTTGCAGCTGTGGGACATCGCAG GCCAGGAGCgctatggcaacatgacacggGTCTACTATCGTGAAGCTGTCGGAGCGTTGGTGGTCTTTGACATGACCCGGGCTTCTACTTTTCAGGCTGTCCTCAAGTGGAAGAGAGACCTGGACTCAAAG GTTGCCCTGGGTAACGGCAGGCCAGTGCCAACGGTACTACTGGCTAATAAGTGTGATCAGCTGAGGACTGGCCTCTGCTCTAAATTGCCCAAGCTGGAGACCTTTACTAAAGACCATGGCTTCATAGGGTGGTACGAGACCTCCGCCAAG GACAACACCAACATTGACGCGGCCATCACATGTTTGGTCGAGAGCATCATGGCTTTGGAGGCCGAGAGGCCACCTGACGGGGACCCCAGAGACCCCAACGTCCTGGTCCTGCCGCGATTTGACTACAATctgaaagacaggagaggggtggCTGGTCTGCCCGGCTGCGACAGCTGCAATAAGAAGCTCAGCCTGCCGAGCcggagggagatgggggataTCTGA